The Bacteroidales bacterium DNA segment TACTGTTTTTGACATCTCGACAAGAAAAAAAGCAGAAGAAAACCTAAAAACCCGAATTGAAGAATTTATATCATTAAGTGCAGAATACAAAGTACAAAATAAAATACTAAAAGAAGCAAAAGAAAAAGCCGAAGAAAATGAAAAAAAGTTTTCGGTTCTTTTCAATAATGCCTCAATAGGTATTTTAGTAGCAGATGTTAAAACAAGAAAATTCCAATTTGCAAACCCGGCAATATGTAAATTGCTTGGATATACCGAAAATGAATTAAAAAAGATGAGTGTTAATAATATTCATCCTAAAGAATCATTAAATAGTGTAATTGCAGAATTTGAAGCTCAGGCAAAAAAAGAAAAAACATTAGCCCCAAATTTGCCTTGCCTAAGAAAAGACGGCTCAATTATTTACACAAACATTAACACAACCTCCTATGTTATAAATAATGTAAAATATAATATCGGATTTTTTACGGATATTACAGAACAAAGAGAAACCGACTTAAAAATAAAAAAACAAAATGAAGAATATGCAGCATTAAACGAAGAATATAAAACCCAAAATGACGAACTTATTAAAGCCGTTGAAAAAGCTAAAAAAAGTGAACAACGCTATAAATTACTCTCAAATGCAAGCTTTGAAGCAATATTTATTTCAGAAAACGGATATTGCATAGAACAAAACCAAACCGCCTCAAAAATGTTCGGATATTCTGATGAAGAAGCAGTAGGACTATTTGCAACTGAAATTTTTGATGAAGAAAGCAAGCAAATTGTTATTAACAATATTAAGAACGATTATAAAAAACCCTATGAAGTTATTGCAATAAAAAGAGACGGAACAAAATTCCATGCCGAAATTCAAGGAATTACATACTACCATAAAAACAAAAAACTAAGATTTAGTGCAATAAGAGATATTACCGAAAGAAAAAAAGCAGAAGCAGCCAAATTAGAAAGCGAAACTAAATTTAAAACAATTGTTGAAACAGTTAATGATTGGATATGGGAAATTGACAGAAACGGAGTATATACATATTCAAGTCCAAATGCATTTTCTATATTAGGCTACACAAAAAATGAAATCCTCGGAAAAACACCTTTCGACTTTATGCCCGAATATGAAAAAACAAGAATTAATAAAATATTTACAGATATTATTAAACAAGGAAAACCGATAAATAAAATCGAAAATATTAACATCCACAAAAAAGGAAATGAAATTATTCTTGAAACCAGAGGTGTTCCCTTCTTTGATTCAAACAACAACTTACTCGGCTACAGAGGTGTTGACAGAGATATAACATACAGAAAAAAAACAGAAAAAGAACTAATTAAATTAAAGATGGCAGTAGAACAAAGTGCAAATTCTATCGTCATTACCGATACCGAAGGATTGATTGAATACACAAATCCCAAATTCTCTGAATTAACCGGATATTCTAAAAAAGAAACACTCGGAAAAAACATAAACTTTCTTAAAGCAGGAACACAAGAAAAAGAATATTATGAAAAAATGTGGAAAACTATTACTAACGGAAAAGAGTGGGAAGGTAAGTTTCATAATATAACAAAAAAAGGGGAACTGTTTTGGGAAAAAGTAAGAATTACACCTTTAAAAAATAACGACGGCAAAATAGTTAACTTCATTGCAATTAAAGAAGATATTACAGCTGAGAAAAAAACAAAAAAACAACTGTCACTTGCACACGAAACAATAAAAGAAAACGAAATATACCTCAGTAATATCCTGAACACGGCTAACGAAGGTCTGTGGATTATTGACACAAACTCAATTACTCTTGATGTAAACAAAGAAATGTGCAAAATTTTAGGTCTTACCGAAAAAGAAGTCATTGACAAATCAATATTCAATTTCGTTGATGAAAAAAATTCTCTAATTTTTAAAGAGCAATTAAAAAAGAGAGCAAAAGGAATTTCTTCAAATTATGAAATTGAACTTTTATCAAGTTCCGGAAAAGTTACTCCCTGCTTATTCAAAACAACACCTATTTACAATTCAGAGAAAGAAAGAATCGGTTCTTTTGCAATGGTTACAGACATTTCAGAACTTAAAGATGCCTACAATAAATTAGACACAAAAAATAAAGAACTTATTAAAGCAAAAGAAAAAGCCGAAGAAAGTGACAGATTAAAAACCGATTTCATTAATAATATGTCGCATGAAATCAGAACACCCATGAACGGAATAATGGGTTTCTCCGAACTGCTTAATACTCCGAACTTAACAGCAGAAAAACTCAAAAACTATATCAGTATTATTCAAAACAGCGGGCATCAACTAATGAGAATTATTGATGATATATTGGAAATTTCAAAACTCGGAACCAAGCAAATTAAAGCAACAGAACATAAACTATGTTTAAATGATTTACTTTATGAGCTGTTCTCGATATTTGATATAAAAGCAAAAGAAAACAAAACACCATTATATTTAATTAAAGGGCTCTCGGACAAAAAAAGTACAATAACTACCGATGAATCAAAACTAAATAAAATACTCAGTAATTTATTAGAAAATGCACTAAAGTTTACCAATACGGGTTATATTGAATTCGGCTACAATATTATTAACAACAAAATTGAAATATATGTAAAAGACACAGGAATAGGCATTAAACCTGAGAAACAAAAAACAATATTTGAAAGATTCTCACAAGAAGACGAAGGAATATCCGCTATAGTCGGAGGTTTAGGCTTAGGTTTATCTATTGCAAAAGAAAATGCAGAACTTCTGGGCGGAAAAATTACCGTAAAATCTGAAAAAGGTAAAGGCTCTGTTTTTTTAGTTACAATTCCTTATAAACCCGTAACTGTTACAACAGATGAAATTGAACAGAAAAAAAAGAAACCCAAAGATTTAAAATCAAACAAAATATTAATTGTTGAAGATGAAGAAATAAATTTTTTATACATTGAAACATTAATAGAAACATTTGATATTAACTGTAAAATAATACACGCCAAAACAGGTAAAGATGCTGTTGAAATTTGCAAAGCTAAAACAGATATCGACTTAATTCTTATGGACATTAAAATGCCTGTAATGAACGGCTATGAAGCAACAAAACTAATAAAAGAAATACATCCCGACATTCCTGTCGTTGCTCAAACTGCATATTCTACTCCCGAGCATAAAAATAAAGCAAAAGCTGCCGGATGTGATGACTATATATCAAAACCGATTAAACAAGAAACATTAATTTCGATTATTAATAAATATCTTAATTAAATGAAACAAAGTCAAAAAAGCAATAATAAAACTTGCTGTAAAGAAAATAAATTAAAAATTCTATTAGATTTATCTGAAGAAATTATTATTGAACTCGACTCTGACGGAAATATTATTCTTGCAAATAAAAAAGCTTGCAAACTTTTAGGGAGTAAAGAAAACGAGATAATAGGGAAAAACTGGTTTGACAACTTCATTCCTGAAAAAACAAAAAACGAAATATTACCTGCCTTCAAAAAATTATTTAACGGAAAAATAGATAATATTGATTTTTATAAAAATCCTGTTTTAACAAAAACAGGTGAAGAAAGATTAATTTTATGGCATAACACAACAACTAAAAATAAAAAAGGTAAAATCATATCTCTTTTAAGTGCAGGAAATGACATAACAGAACATAAAAAAACAAAAAAAGACCTTAAAGAAAGTGAAGAAAAATATAAAAATATTATTGACAATCTTATAGATATTTATTATCGAGCCGACCAATTCGGAAATCTAACAATGCTCAGTCCCTCGGGGCTTAAAATATTCGGTTACAAAAACCTCGATGAAGTAATAGGGCGTTCGCTCAATATTTTGTATAAAACAGAAGACGAACGAAATAAATTTGTCTCTTTGCTTAAAAAATTCGGCAAAGTAGAAAACTACCGTACAATGCTGACAAGTGAAAACGGAAAAGAAATTTATGTTGAAACTACCGCCAATATAATATTGAACGACAAAGGGAATTATATAGGTGTTGAAGGCATAGTAAGAGATATTACCGAAAGAAAAAAAGCGGAAATGTTTTATCAAAAAACCGTAAATTCATTAAGTGAGCCTTTACACATAATAGATAAAGATTATAAAATAATTTTTGCAAATGCAGCATTTTTTAAACTCTTAAAAAGTCTTAGCCTCTCAACAGATATCATAGGTAAAAAAGTATATAAAGCTTTTGATCTTCCTTTTGAAAGAGTAATAAAAGAATACAAAAAAGTTTTTAAGACAGGTAAAGAGCTTAAAGTACAAGAAGTTACAAGAATAGGAACTAATACTATACATACAAAAACAACAAAAACTCCCATTACTGAGAACGGCAAAGTAGATAAGATAATTACAAGCTTTGTTGATATTACCGAAAGAAAAAAAGCTGAAGATAAACTCATTTCAGCAAAAGAAAGAGCAGAAGAAAGCGACAGGTTAAAAACCGAGTTTATAAATAATATGTCGCACGAAATCAGAACTCCGATGAACGGAATAATTGGCTTCTCACAACTTCTCGACAATCCTGATCTGTCATACCAAAAATTAAAAAACTACATCAACATTATTCAAAACAGCGGAAAACAATTAATGCGTATTATTGATGATATACTTGAAATTTCAAAACTCGGAACAAAACAAGTAAAAACAAATGAATCAAAAATTTGTTTAAACGATTTATTGTTAGAACTGTTTTCTATTTTCAGTATTAAAGCCAAAGAAATCAAAATTCCGTTATATTTCAAAAAAGGACTTCCCGACAAAGAAAGTTTCATTATAACCGATGACTCTAAATTAAGTAAAATTCTTAGTAATTTGCTTGAAAATGCTTTAAAATTTACAAATGAAGGTTATATTGAGTTCGGCTACTCCTTAAACCACAATCAAATTCAAATTTTTGTAAAAGATACCGGAATAGGAATTGACTCTGAAAAACAAGAACAAATTTTTGAACGTTTTTCGCAAGAAGAAGAAACTATTTCAAAACAAGCGGGAGGCTTAGGCTTAGGCTTATCCATTGCAAAAGAAAATGCCGAATTAATAGGAGGCAAAATTACGCTGACATCCGAAAAAGGCAAAGGTTCAACTTTTTATTTAACTATACCTTATAAAACTGAATTTATAAAAAACTAAAGCTTTATTACTGAATTGTATCTATTCCTGAAAAAAGAAAATTACCTCCTGTTTTTTTAAAACGCAATACTATTTCGTTGCCTGATACAAAACCGTCTTCAGGGTCAGAATCGGTAACGGTAATAAAAAATTTAAAGTCGGCATCAGGCTCATTAGATCTTATAATCCGCATTTTGCTTTCATCATCAAGCCTTGCCATAACATTATCGTCAAAAATTTGAGGCATTTCATAAGTATAAAATTCATCAAATTTCAGATAGAAAAAATTATCAAAATCAATAATAACTTTTTTATCGTTTGCAGAAGGTAACTCATCGGCTGCAGAAGCTAACAACTTCAAATCTCCCATTTGCATAGAAAACTTAACCGAATCAGTACAAATATTCTTTAAAGAACTTTTATCTGAATTTTTAACAGCTTTTTTAAATTCTGTCCATGTTTGAAGCAACT contains these protein-coding regions:
- a CDS encoding PAS domain S-box protein; amino-acid sequence: MKKKPTYSELEKENKLLLKKLSDNEYDTKFNSFFKNNKAVMLEVDTSTKQIINANDAAINFYGYKKEDLLKKSIYDLNTLSADEIDKLMKEAISKKSNLLQFKHKLAGGTIKDVEIYASPLKVNNKLHLFTTVFDISTRKKAEENLKTRIEEFISLSAEYKVQNKILKEAKEKAEENEKKFSVLFNNASIGILVADVKTRKFQFANPAICKLLGYTENELKKMSVNNIHPKESLNSVIAEFEAQAKKEKTLAPNLPCLRKDGSIIYTNINTTSYVINNVKYNIGFFTDITEQRETDLKIKKQNEEYAALNEEYKTQNDELIKAVEKAKKSEQRYKLLSNASFEAIFISENGYCIEQNQTASKMFGYSDEEAVGLFATEIFDEESKQIVINNIKNDYKKPYEVIAIKRDGTKFHAEIQGITYYHKNKKLRFSAIRDITERKKAEAAKLESETKFKTIVETVNDWIWEIDRNGVYTYSSPNAFSILGYTKNEILGKTPFDFMPEYEKTRINKIFTDIIKQGKPINKIENINIHKKGNEIILETRGVPFFDSNNNLLGYRGVDRDITYRKKTEKELIKLKMAVEQSANSIVITDTEGLIEYTNPKFSELTGYSKKETLGKNINFLKAGTQEKEYYEKMWKTITNGKEWEGKFHNITKKGELFWEKVRITPLKNNDGKIVNFIAIKEDITAEKKTKKQLSLAHETIKENEIYLSNILNTANEGLWIIDTNSITLDVNKEMCKILGLTEKEVIDKSIFNFVDEKNSLIFKEQLKKRAKGISSNYEIELLSSSGKVTPCLFKTTPIYNSEKERIGSFAMVTDISELKDAYNKLDTKNKELIKAKEKAEESDRLKTDFINNMSHEIRTPMNGIMGFSELLNTPNLTAEKLKNYISIIQNSGHQLMRIIDDILEISKLGTKQIKATEHKLCLNDLLYELFSIFDIKAKENKTPLYLIKGLSDKKSTITTDESKLNKILSNLLENALKFTNTGYIEFGYNIINNKIEIYVKDTGIGIKPEKQKTIFERFSQEDEGISAIVGGLGLGLSIAKENAELLGGKITVKSEKGKGSVFLVTIPYKPVTVTTDEIEQKKKKPKDLKSNKILIVEDEEINFLYIETLIETFDINCKIIHAKTGKDAVEICKAKTDIDLILMDIKMPVMNGYEATKLIKEIHPDIPVVAQTAYSTPEHKNKAKAAGCDDYISKPIKQETLISIINKYLN
- a CDS encoding PAS domain S-box protein; its protein translation is MKQSQKSNNKTCCKENKLKILLDLSEEIIIELDSDGNIILANKKACKLLGSKENEIIGKNWFDNFIPEKTKNEILPAFKKLFNGKIDNIDFYKNPVLTKTGEERLILWHNTTTKNKKGKIISLLSAGNDITEHKKTKKDLKESEEKYKNIIDNLIDIYYRADQFGNLTMLSPSGLKIFGYKNLDEVIGRSLNILYKTEDERNKFVSLLKKFGKVENYRTMLTSENGKEIYVETTANIILNDKGNYIGVEGIVRDITERKKAEMFYQKTVNSLSEPLHIIDKDYKIIFANAAFFKLLKSLSLSTDIIGKKVYKAFDLPFERVIKEYKKVFKTGKELKVQEVTRIGTNTIHTKTTKTPITENGKVDKIITSFVDITERKKAEDKLISAKERAEESDRLKTEFINNMSHEIRTPMNGIIGFSQLLDNPDLSYQKLKNYINIIQNSGKQLMRIIDDILEISKLGTKQVKTNESKICLNDLLLELFSIFSIKAKEIKIPLYFKKGLPDKESFIITDDSKLSKILSNLLENALKFTNEGYIEFGYSLNHNQIQIFVKDTGIGIDSEKQEQIFERFSQEEETISKQAGGLGLGLSIAKENAELIGGKITLTSEKGKGSTFYLTIPYKTEFIKN